From Streptomyces griseorubiginosus, one genomic window encodes:
- a CDS encoding NADPH-dependent 2,4-dienoyl-CoA reductase has translation MSRYPHLLTPLDLGFTTLPNRVLMGSMHVGLEEAERGFERMAEFYAARARGGVGLIVTGGIAPNEEGRPWEGGAKLTTDAEAEQHRQITEAVHREGGRIAMQILHFGRYAYHQDLVAPSPLQAPISPFPPRELSDADVERTIDDYARAARLARQAGYDGVEIMGSEGYLINEFIATQTNHRTDRWGGSYENRMRFPVEIVRRVREAVGEDFIIVYRLSMLDLVPGGSTLDEVITLAKAVETAGATIINTGIGWHEARIPTIATSVPRGAYTWVTKRLMGEVSVPLVTTNRINTPELAEELLADGYADMVSMARPMLADPDFVNKAAEGRPEAINTCIGCNQACLDHTFSLKITSCLVNPRACHETELVLSPTRLKKRVAVVGAGPAGLACAVSAAERGHEVTVFDAASEIGGQLNIARKVPGKQEFDETIRYFRHQLDAHGVDVRLNTPVAAGDLADYDEVVVATGVTPRTPDIPGVDHPSVVGYLDVLRDGAPVGDRVAILGAGGIGFDVAEFLTDGGDKAHEDPATYFRQWGVDMDYAAPGGLAAPERPAPPRTVHLLQRKTSKVGAGLGRTTGWIHRAELKHRGVTMVPGVRYDRVDDAGLHITVGEESTVLEVDTVVLCTGQEPRRDLYEELVAAGRSAHLIGGADVAAELDAKRAIKQGTEVAASL, from the coding sequence ATGAGCCGTTACCCGCACCTGCTGACCCCGCTCGACCTGGGCTTCACCACGCTGCCCAACCGCGTCCTGATGGGCTCGATGCACGTCGGCCTGGAGGAGGCCGAGCGCGGCTTCGAGCGCATGGCGGAGTTCTACGCGGCACGCGCGCGGGGCGGAGTGGGTCTGATCGTCACCGGCGGCATCGCGCCCAACGAGGAGGGGCGGCCCTGGGAAGGCGGCGCCAAGCTCACCACCGACGCGGAGGCCGAGCAGCACCGGCAGATCACCGAGGCCGTGCACCGCGAGGGCGGCCGGATCGCGATGCAGATCCTGCACTTCGGCCGGTACGCCTATCACCAGGACCTGGTCGCCCCCAGCCCCCTCCAGGCGCCGATCAGCCCCTTCCCGCCCCGCGAGCTCTCCGACGCCGACGTCGAGCGCACCATCGACGACTACGCCCGCGCGGCCCGCCTCGCCCGGCAGGCCGGCTACGACGGCGTGGAGATCATGGGCTCCGAGGGCTACCTCATCAACGAGTTCATCGCCACCCAGACCAACCACCGCACCGACCGCTGGGGAGGGTCGTACGAGAACCGCATGCGCTTCCCGGTCGAGATCGTGCGCCGCGTGCGGGAGGCGGTCGGCGAGGACTTCATCATCGTATACCGGCTGTCCATGCTGGACCTGGTCCCGGGCGGCTCCACGCTCGACGAGGTGATCACCCTCGCCAAGGCCGTCGAGACCGCCGGGGCCACCATCATCAACACCGGCATCGGCTGGCACGAGGCCCGTATCCCCACCATCGCCACCTCCGTGCCGCGCGGCGCCTACACCTGGGTGACCAAGCGGCTCATGGGCGAGGTGTCCGTGCCGCTCGTGACCACCAACCGCATCAACACCCCGGAACTCGCCGAGGAGTTGCTCGCCGACGGGTACGCGGACATGGTGTCGATGGCCCGCCCGATGCTCGCCGACCCCGACTTCGTGAACAAGGCGGCCGAGGGGCGGCCCGAGGCCATCAACACCTGCATCGGCTGCAACCAGGCCTGCCTCGACCACACGTTCAGCCTGAAGATCACCTCCTGCCTGGTCAACCCGCGCGCCTGCCACGAGACCGAGCTGGTGCTGTCCCCGACCCGGCTGAAGAAGCGCGTCGCGGTCGTCGGTGCCGGTCCGGCGGGTCTCGCCTGCGCGGTCTCCGCCGCCGAACGCGGCCACGAGGTCACCGTCTTCGACGCCGCGAGCGAGATCGGCGGCCAGCTCAACATCGCCCGCAAGGTCCCCGGCAAGCAGGAGTTCGACGAGACGATCCGCTACTTCCGCCACCAGCTCGACGCCCACGGCGTGGACGTACGGCTCAACACCCCCGTCGCGGCAGGGGACCTGGCGGACTACGACGAGGTAGTCGTCGCCACCGGCGTCACCCCGCGCACCCCCGACATCCCGGGCGTCGACCACCCCAGCGTGGTCGGCTACCTCGACGTGCTGCGCGACGGCGCCCCCGTCGGCGACCGGGTCGCGATCCTCGGGGCCGGGGGCATCGGCTTCGACGTCGCCGAGTTCCTCACCGACGGCGGCGACAAGGCGCACGAGGACCCGGCGACGTACTTCCGCCAGTGGGGCGTCGACATGGACTACGCGGCGCCCGGCGGACTCGCCGCCCCCGAGCGCCCCGCCCCGCCCCGCACCGTCCACCTGCTCCAGCGCAAGACCAGCAAGGTCGGTGCCGGACTCGGCAGGACCACCGGCTGGATCCACCGCGCCGAGCTCAAGCACCGGGGCGTCACCATGGTCCCGGGGGTGCGCTACGACCGTGTCGACGACGCCGGTCTGCACATCACCGTCGGCGAGGAGAGCACCGTTCTGGAGGTCGACACCGTCGTGCTGTGCACCGGGCAGGAGCCGCGCCGGGACCTGTACGAGGAGCTCGTCGCCGCGGGCCGCAGCGCGCACCTGATCGGCGGGGCCGACGTGGCCGCCGAGCTGGACGCCAAGCGGGCCATCAAGCAGGGCACCGAGGTCGCGGCATCCCTCTAG
- a CDS encoding cation:proton antiporter, giving the protein MGHADTLLAMGGAFLAAAFLARLGGRIGLPTIPLFMLAGILLGPHTPGLVLVEDPHDFEMLSALGLVLLLFYLGLEFHVDDLRTGGRRLLAAGGIYLLANVGAGLGFGFALGWGTREALVLAGVLGISSSAIVTKILIDLGRIGRPETRLILGVIVVEDIFLALYLAALQPVISGARGPVEMLLQAGKAFGFLIVLAVAARWGTRWIGRLIHVRDNELLVISFLGAAVVVAGVSEVLGVADAIGAFMVGLILAGTPSGPRIRRLVHPLRDAFAAIFFFAFGLSIDPGVVTSVAGPVAAAAAVTIVMNVVAGLLVARLYGYGAQPAADIATTLVARGEFALILGAMAASAGLDARLAPFIAGYVLVLAVLGPVAAGRAHLLARALGSRRRAPTPGHDTAPEPVPVAVGADAER; this is encoded by the coding sequence GTGGGACACGCTGACACCCTGCTCGCCATGGGCGGCGCCTTCCTCGCCGCGGCCTTCCTCGCCCGGCTCGGCGGCCGCATCGGACTGCCGACCATCCCGCTGTTCATGCTCGCCGGCATCCTGCTCGGCCCGCACACCCCGGGCCTGGTGCTGGTCGAGGACCCACACGACTTCGAGATGCTCTCCGCGCTCGGCCTGGTGCTGCTGCTGTTCTACCTGGGCCTGGAGTTCCACGTCGACGACCTGCGCACCGGCGGCAGGCGACTGCTCGCCGCGGGCGGCATCTACCTCCTGGCGAACGTCGGCGCCGGCCTCGGCTTCGGATTCGCGCTCGGCTGGGGGACCCGGGAGGCCCTGGTGCTCGCCGGGGTCCTCGGCATCTCCTCGTCGGCGATCGTCACCAAGATCCTCATCGACCTGGGGCGGATCGGCCGCCCCGAGACCCGGCTGATCCTCGGCGTGATCGTCGTGGAGGACATCTTCCTCGCCCTCTACCTCGCCGCGCTCCAGCCCGTCATCAGCGGCGCCCGCGGACCCGTGGAGATGCTCCTCCAGGCGGGCAAGGCCTTCGGCTTCCTGATCGTGCTCGCCGTCGCCGCCCGCTGGGGAACCCGCTGGATCGGCAGGCTGATCCACGTCCGGGACAACGAACTCCTGGTCATCAGCTTCCTCGGCGCCGCGGTCGTCGTCGCGGGCGTCTCCGAGGTGCTCGGCGTCGCCGACGCCATCGGCGCCTTCATGGTCGGCCTGATCCTCGCCGGCACGCCCTCCGGACCCCGCATCCGCCGCCTGGTGCACCCGCTGCGCGACGCCTTCGCCGCCATCTTCTTCTTCGCCTTCGGGCTGTCCATCGACCCCGGTGTCGTCACGTCCGTCGCCGGACCCGTCGCCGCCGCGGCGGCCGTGACCATCGTGATGAACGTCGTCGCCGGTCTGCTCGTCGCCCGCCTCTACGGCTACGGCGCCCAGCCCGCCGCCGACATCGCCACCACCCTCGTCGCCCGTGGCGAATTCGCCCTGATCCTCGGCGCGATGGCGGCCAGCGCGGGACTCGACGCACGTCTGGCGCCCTTCATCGCCGGGTATGTCCTTGTCCTGGCCGTTCTCGGCCCCGTGGCCGCGGGGCGGGCCCATCTGCTGGCCCGTGCCCTGGGGTCCCGTCGTCGTGCCCCGACGCCCGGACACGACACCGCACCGGAGCCGGTTCCGGTCGCGGTGGGGGCGGACGCCGAACGGTAG
- a CDS encoding helix-turn-helix transcriptional regulator codes for MDSDNPLGVFLRARRALVRPEEVGLPAGSRRRVAGLRREEVAVLAGVSTDYYVRLEQGRERSPSAQVVDALARALGLEEDAADHLHRLARPAGTRSRPRPEAVSPALLRMMEGWHRTPAVVLGRCLTVLAHNVLGGALFAGHAHSGDLLRLVFLDPDAREFYPDWEAVATNSVAALRASAGTAHEDPVMIATVGELSLRSAEFRELWARHDIRRKTRESKRFRHPLVGELTLDYESLTVNSAPGQQLVVYQAEPGSPSEQALALLGSLATAEVPVARVDGPADR; via the coding sequence ATGGACAGTGACAACCCGCTCGGTGTCTTCCTGCGCGCCCGCCGCGCCCTCGTGCGGCCCGAGGAGGTCGGGCTGCCGGCCGGGAGCCGGCGCCGGGTGGCGGGCCTGCGCCGGGAGGAGGTCGCGGTGCTGGCCGGTGTCAGCACCGACTACTACGTCCGCCTGGAGCAGGGCCGCGAGCGCAGCCCCTCGGCGCAGGTGGTCGACGCGCTCGCCCGGGCGCTGGGCCTGGAGGAGGACGCGGCCGACCATCTGCACCGGCTGGCGCGCCCCGCCGGGACCCGGTCGCGTCCGCGGCCGGAGGCGGTCAGTCCCGCCCTGCTGCGGATGATGGAGGGCTGGCACCGCACCCCGGCCGTGGTCCTGGGCCGCTGTCTCACCGTGCTGGCCCACAACGTCCTGGGCGGTGCGCTGTTCGCGGGCCACGCCCACAGCGGGGACCTGCTACGGCTGGTCTTCCTCGATCCTGACGCCCGGGAGTTCTACCCGGACTGGGAAGCGGTGGCGACGAACTCCGTGGCCGCGCTGCGGGCTTCGGCGGGCACCGCCCACGAGGACCCGGTGATGATCGCCACGGTCGGGGAACTGTCGCTGCGCAGCGCGGAGTTCCGCGAGCTGTGGGCCCGCCACGACATCCGCCGCAAGACCCGCGAGAGCAAACGCTTCCGGCATCCGCTGGTCGGCGAACTGACCCTGGACTACGAGTCGTTGACCGTCAACAGCGCCCCCGGCCAGCAGCTGGTCGTCTACCAGGCCGAACCGGGCAGCCCCTCCGAGCAGGCGCTCGCCCTGCTGGGGAGCCTCGCCACGGCCGAGGTCCCCGTGGCCCGGGTGGACGGCCCTGCCGACAGGTGA
- a CDS encoding SDR family oxidoreductase has translation MTDTWNLTHRVAVVTGASSGIGAATARRLAAGGAGVALLGRREERLKALADELGRTATGQLLPVAVDLTDPDAVARAAATVTGTLGTVDLVVANAGAMLGAPFERAATDEWDRMIDINLRGLLHTARAFTDDLLTTAARGGRADLVHVGSVGGHLLFPDWSVYCATKAAVAHLTRNLRAELGPRGVRVKNIEPGVTTTELGADMRDTESRASLSRMRTDVNALTAEDIAESIAFAAAAPPNVNIAEMVVVPVRQG, from the coding sequence ATGACAGACACCTGGAACCTCACCCACCGCGTCGCGGTCGTCACCGGCGCCTCCAGCGGGATCGGCGCGGCCACGGCCCGCCGTCTCGCCGCCGGCGGAGCCGGCGTCGCCCTGCTGGGCCGCCGCGAGGAGCGGCTCAAGGCGCTGGCCGACGAGTTGGGCCGTACCGCCACCGGACAGCTCCTGCCGGTGGCCGTGGACCTGACCGACCCCGACGCGGTCGCCCGGGCGGCGGCCACCGTCACCGGGACGCTCGGTACCGTCGACCTGGTCGTGGCCAACGCCGGCGCCATGCTCGGCGCCCCCTTCGAGCGGGCCGCCACAGACGAGTGGGACCGCATGATCGACATCAACCTGCGCGGTCTGCTGCACACCGCCCGCGCCTTCACGGACGACCTCCTGACCACGGCAGCTCGCGGCGGCCGGGCGGACCTCGTCCACGTCGGCTCGGTCGGCGGGCACCTCCTCTTCCCCGACTGGTCCGTCTACTGCGCCACCAAGGCGGCCGTCGCGCACCTCACCCGCAACCTGCGCGCGGAACTCGGACCGCGAGGCGTCCGCGTGAAGAACATCGAACCCGGGGTCACGACGACCGAGCTGGGGGCGGACATGCGGGACACCGAGTCCCGCGCGTCCCTGTCCCGCATGCGCACCGACGTGAACGCCCTGACCGCCGAGGACATCGCGGAGTCCATCGCCTTCGCGGCGGCGGCCCCGCCGAACGTCAACATCGCGGAGATGGTGGTGGTTCCGGTGCGCCAGGGCTGA
- a CDS encoding DUF3040 domain-containing protein yields the protein MHRPDDEHLVDLANRLGRDDPRFARALGSGRPARPREYRRTGAWCTLGVAVTLLTAGMALPEGILVAAGLVLAGIAVPLFDPHRDRPYR from the coding sequence ATGCACCGGCCCGACGACGAACACCTCGTGGATCTCGCGAACCGGCTGGGGCGCGACGACCCCCGGTTCGCCCGAGCACTCGGTTCGGGTCGTCCCGCCCGGCCCCGCGAGTACCGGCGCACCGGCGCCTGGTGCACCCTCGGCGTCGCCGTGACCCTCCTGACCGCAGGCATGGCCCTGCCGGAAGGCATCCTCGTGGCCGCGGGACTGGTGCTCGCCGGGATCGCGGTGCCGCTGTTCGATCCGCACCGCGACCGGCCGTACCGGTGA